In the genome of Anabrus simplex isolate iqAnaSimp1 chromosome 2, ASM4041472v1, whole genome shotgun sequence, the window ggtcgtcggaatgatgccagaggaaaagTATTACTCCATAACCGATAAGTATATAGGTctacactgtcttttaaaaaacaagccgagattacaattaaaataccacgggcACGGTAGAATGGAAAAAaaagtgatttcaaagaaactggaaatttattgaacaattcccttcataaattattccaatccttaactcccttcctataaacaaatatttgccccaatatgtcctcttgaattccaactttatcttcacattgtgatttttcctacttttaaagacaccgctcaaacttcttagtaccaggcgagttggccatgtgattaggggcacgcggctgtgagcttgcatccgggagatagtgggtttgaatcccactgtcggcagccctgaagatggtattccatggtttcccattttcacaccaggcaaatgctgggctgtaacttagttccaactcctaggtctttcctatcccatcgtcgccataagatatatctgtgttggtgcgacgtaaagccactagcaaaaagaagcaAACTTCTTCAtatactcatgtcattccacgccatctctccactgacagctcggaacataccacttatgacatagatgattcccataggaaacctgaaatatttgtcccaaatgagtaaatttataataccatttataATAccgtggcctccacagtatgcactagccatgcgtcttggtgggtgtgctatttaccaactgatgagcccaatttagcacactggggcgaaacgctggaaaatttataatgtccaataacggaccaactacattggtattacataccgcttagtcaagcagctggtctcctttcttccaagtcttcccagcccaaactatgcaacatttttgtaatgctactcttttgtcggaattcatccagaacaaattgagctgcttttctttggatttttccagttcttgaatcaagtaatcctggcgagggtcccatacactggaaccatactctagttggggccttacctttacatccttactacaacccctaaacaccctcataaccatgtgcagagatgtgtaccctttatttacaataccatttatgtgactaccctaatgaaagatctttctttatattaacacctaggtacttacaatgattcccgtatggaactttcaccccaatcaaggcagtaattaaaacggacAGGACTTTTCCTAAACgatatattacaattaaattcaTTACGGGACAGTTCGTTGAGAACTTGGAAGCGTTATTCAAACACTGCAATTCCTGTCAAAACCATATTCGAAAAACTTCAATTTCCAGTTGAAGAGCGGAGGGAGAAGAGACAACCCTCCCGCGCTAAGTGGTCTCCGATGCTCCTTCAATCCAGAACATTTACGCACGCATCAAAAAATGCTAGAAAACAGCAGCTAACTAGATCACAGTCTATGCACACAAATACTACTGTACAGATATTAAATAACAAGCAGTAGACTGTTAAATGTAATTAGAACTCATAGAAAATAAGTGTGCTTACTTTCAAGCTCTTCTTCCAGATTCAAATCGCAAAGCTCGAGGCTCTTCACAGCAGCTATTATGTCCGCTCCACGCAGCCTTCTGCGATCACACTGGGTTGCTATCTCACTTGAGGACGACGTAAGGTGGTGCAGAAATAACGAAGCCGATGAAGCCAAGGCAGCTCTCGCCTCAGctgtaatttttacttttttctcaATAGCTTCGTGCATCAGTCTAGTCACCACACTTTCCGGAAAAGAAGCTTCTTCATATTGAGCCATCACTTGCACTTAGTCTGTTCAGGAGTTAatacactgccttcgtaatgtagaaagcgcgccaagtccATCAGCTGATCAATTATAATACTGGGAGCTAAGTGAatgtacaaattgtacttgtgaatgtaatccataaggattggggacATTCTGTGGATAAAATTGTGACCGTTTAGagacagaaatttatatttaaatatattgtatgtttttctttacatttatcacatcaggatttacgtaaacagctgttattaagataatgcagACCACAGTTTCGGTTAGGTATGGTATTATCACATGGCGAGTAATGTAAATTCAGAGGACGTAATACTTtccgtggaatttattcatttaatttaattgttgGAAATATAATGTCTTGAAACCTTAAACACAGTGTGTGAAATTTCGCAGTTGCCACAATACTAAGaacacggcgaaaatacaactatacaagtaaatatacattaatattttcattttcttcgcatGAGGGCACGTTACCTTTATGAGAAACGGAAATCATAACCGAAAAAAAAAAccgttacgaagaataaaggagtatgtttcactcattttcaggAGCTGATGATGAATTCTGGTTTTGACTTTCTTGCTACACAGATTTAGAGCAAGGCGTTATATTGTTGATACAGAGCAAGCATAAAGGTGGACAGTAACTAACTGAACCAACCGTACATATAGTTATTTCTTGGGTGAGTAATGTTGAGTAcccgctgccttttctccccaaaatcaatgcgagtaaaaaccattcctcggcaatttccgtgaatgtgagAAGTAACTAATAGATTTTGCTGGTCAGtgaattaatatttgggaaaacatgggctattcctaaaaaaaagaaaaaaggatacaaatatttgtatgaaagaaagggtctcaagaaagtcttcgaaagatagcgccagaagtgtcaagaaaaaaAGAACAACgagaaagctactgtatttgtggccatctagaggtatggaagtaaagtttattattgtacgtttgtcgtctccatatttgtattaatgcataattatTATTTGTTGGACACAATGAC includes:
- the LOC136862984 gene encoding DNA polymerase epsilon subunit 3, translating into MAQYEEASFPESVVTRLMHEAIEKKVKITAEARAALASSASLFLHHLTSSSSEIATQCDRRRLRGADIIAAVKSLELCDLNLEEELERYKTFLKEESPLRKEKMLLDETGRSGVSCEDMETSDEDSSGEDIERENV